In Myxococcus stipitatus, the following are encoded in one genomic region:
- a CDS encoding flagellar motor protein yields MRLSGAWVLVLGPLLWTGMARGQGVPMDVPSLASTIAGRVCHDTNGDGLCGADEPGAAGVRLVLSTGREVLSDARGLFHLTGVDSRTPDLTRGLHLRPGRHRLKVDVRTLPRASRVTPEAATVEVPWGAVVLQDFAVRTLAMEARPLESSYARQPPVADVVSGQDAVRFRVAGQAGEGDHVRVGDVSADVDASGGWSALVPLIAGENMLAITATARDGTVRLYRQHIDVVHRTEGWLVVPRAMEFVASLRLPAARDEATATGVTRLTVEAAQGTSVRGPDAETVVIGPEGRVDLPVTLSAGVNPVSLALTPPGTSERTLALEILAEPRPFAVGLLDVELAYVLEGGDFQLRGRGSAHAEARLGPVDLVGEVDLRDTDGRTLRGAELPDWLRPRVPERFERVADPDFSPEEWGDDSVSLTPNPTEARLRVEARHAEFGRAGLGTYRALIQDREVGRYHRPLFGPYAELRSSPEGSDKAHPRVGVEAFGGALADPTRGLAAVPAHEELRATGGSLYYLGAVSVAEGSELLRVEVRDGVTGLPLAERHLVRGRDYDIDYFAGRILLSRPLSFLASDTFFRTDLVTQAPEPVLVADYAALRSASTHDSGGGEVWAEWAGVHLGLAGVREGREGRPYTLYSGRASAQVGAYALEAEAASSRGTAVDVGVFGVSDDGGLSFLRPGAGLGTGGEALGLRVRGPGAWGEGSVDASYRWRERGFSDGAHLDAARFQQLSLRVRQPVGKLRLSLLADGRHSVDPREPFVDNPFSASTVGVSVGWEEPTWSVSLDARDSRLKAAEVVGQGAALSGGRTSAGVAGGYRLLDGLWLQASHRQKLALHGAGPGRMNDTFTAAGVDVELDRDTRVVARGGWGPTLGPRAWANVESRRGADVFYGGYSVDVDGPDFGAGRTLTGARTELPDSGTAIFVEEVGLHDANSVRLSRAVGFQKTVPGGFTVGARYERGVRSLLDVNPPLRRDTGGVFGQWLSERLRVEGRVELRKEKGTPERGSAVEVDRLQTVVALAAEARLMRDVTASGRVDFARTVNEGLLEARMLEGYAAVAWRPGPWLVMARYAVTRELLPGTRAAFGDRALQILSLMPAVRLGDRFAVSGGLHAGRSSLKDSARWVWTGTVRPSVRLVGGLEVAAELARRTSSPEGERLTAVRAEVAYRMNETLRMAVGYTLLGFSGLGLAPESSDNEDRLYLRAELAY; encoded by the coding sequence ATGAGGCTCTCGGGTGCGTGGGTGTTGGTGCTGGGGCCCTTGTTGTGGACGGGAATGGCGCGGGGCCAGGGTGTGCCCATGGACGTGCCCTCGCTTGCGTCCACCATCGCGGGCCGCGTGTGTCACGACACGAATGGTGACGGGCTGTGCGGCGCGGACGAGCCCGGCGCCGCCGGCGTGAGGCTGGTCTTGTCGACGGGACGCGAGGTGCTCAGCGACGCACGAGGACTCTTCCACCTCACGGGCGTGGACTCCCGGACCCCGGACCTCACGCGCGGACTCCATCTGCGGCCAGGGCGTCACCGCCTCAAGGTGGATGTGCGGACCTTGCCGCGTGCGAGCCGCGTGACTCCGGAGGCCGCCACGGTGGAGGTGCCGTGGGGCGCGGTGGTGCTTCAGGACTTCGCGGTGCGGACGCTCGCGATGGAGGCTCGGCCGTTGGAGTCTTCCTACGCGCGTCAGCCTCCCGTGGCGGATGTGGTGTCCGGTCAGGACGCGGTGCGCTTCCGGGTCGCGGGACAGGCGGGCGAGGGTGACCACGTCCGAGTCGGCGACGTGAGCGCGGACGTGGACGCGAGTGGAGGATGGAGCGCGCTCGTGCCGCTCATCGCCGGTGAGAACATGCTGGCCATCACCGCCACCGCGCGCGATGGCACGGTGCGCCTGTATCGCCAGCACATCGACGTGGTGCACCGGACGGAGGGCTGGTTGGTGGTGCCCAGGGCCATGGAGTTCGTGGCCTCGCTGCGGCTTCCGGCCGCGCGCGATGAGGCCACGGCGACGGGCGTCACCCGGCTGACGGTGGAGGCGGCGCAAGGAACGTCGGTGCGAGGGCCTGACGCGGAGACCGTGGTCATCGGTCCCGAGGGCCGCGTGGACCTTCCCGTGACGCTGAGCGCGGGGGTGAACCCCGTGTCGTTGGCGTTGACGCCGCCGGGGACGAGCGAGCGGACCCTGGCGTTGGAGATTCTCGCGGAGCCCAGGCCCTTCGCCGTGGGGCTGCTGGATGTCGAGCTGGCGTATGTGCTCGAAGGCGGCGACTTCCAGCTCCGAGGCCGAGGCTCCGCGCACGCCGAAGCGCGCCTGGGGCCCGTGGATCTCGTGGGCGAGGTGGACCTTCGCGACACCGATGGTCGCACGCTGCGGGGCGCGGAGCTTCCGGATTGGTTGCGCCCCCGTGTCCCCGAGCGATTCGAGCGTGTCGCGGACCCGGACTTCTCTCCCGAGGAGTGGGGCGATGACTCGGTGTCGCTCACGCCCAATCCCACGGAGGCGCGGCTGCGCGTGGAGGCTCGCCATGCGGAGTTCGGACGCGCGGGTCTGGGCACGTACCGTGCGCTGATCCAGGACCGGGAGGTGGGGCGCTACCACCGGCCCCTCTTCGGTCCCTACGCGGAGCTGCGGTCCTCGCCGGAAGGCTCGGACAAGGCACATCCGCGCGTGGGGGTTGAGGCGTTCGGCGGGGCGCTCGCGGACCCGACGCGTGGACTGGCGGCCGTTCCCGCACACGAGGAGCTTCGCGCCACGGGCGGCAGTCTCTACTACCTGGGCGCGGTGTCGGTGGCCGAGGGGTCGGAGCTCTTGCGCGTGGAGGTGCGCGACGGCGTCACCGGCTTGCCCCTGGCGGAGCGGCATCTGGTGCGGGGCCGCGACTATGACATCGACTACTTCGCCGGCCGCATCCTCCTCTCGCGTCCGTTGTCCTTCCTCGCGTCGGACACCTTCTTTCGCACGGACCTGGTGACCCAGGCGCCGGAGCCCGTGCTGGTGGCGGACTACGCGGCGCTGCGCTCGGCGAGCACGCACGACTCGGGTGGCGGCGAGGTGTGGGCCGAATGGGCGGGTGTCCACCTGGGGCTCGCGGGTGTCCGCGAGGGGCGCGAGGGCCGTCCGTACACGCTCTACTCCGGCCGGGCGTCGGCGCAGGTGGGCGCGTACGCGCTGGAGGCGGAGGCCGCGTCGAGTCGTGGCACGGCGGTGGACGTGGGCGTGTTCGGCGTCTCCGATGATGGTGGCTTGAGCTTCCTGCGTCCTGGCGCGGGGCTGGGGACCGGGGGCGAGGCGCTGGGCCTGCGGGTTCGTGGACCCGGGGCCTGGGGTGAGGGCTCCGTGGATGCGTCGTATCGCTGGCGCGAGCGAGGCTTCTCGGACGGCGCGCACCTGGACGCGGCCCGCTTCCAGCAACTCTCGCTGCGCGTGCGTCAGCCCGTGGGCAAGCTGCGGCTGTCGCTGCTCGCGGATGGGCGTCACTCGGTGGACCCTCGCGAGCCCTTCGTGGACAACCCCTTCTCCGCGAGCACGGTGGGCGTGAGCGTCGGATGGGAGGAGCCCACCTGGAGCGTGAGCCTCGATGCCCGAGACTCACGGCTGAAGGCGGCGGAGGTTGTCGGGCAGGGCGCCGCGCTCTCGGGAGGGCGCACCTCCGCGGGTGTCGCGGGCGGCTACCGATTGCTCGACGGACTCTGGTTGCAGGCCTCGCATCGGCAGAAGCTGGCCCTGCATGGCGCGGGACCGGGGCGCATGAACGACACGTTCACGGCGGCGGGCGTGGACGTGGAGCTGGACCGGGATACGCGCGTGGTGGCTCGAGGTGGGTGGGGGCCGACGCTGGGGCCTCGCGCGTGGGCGAACGTGGAGTCGCGGCGCGGGGCGGACGTGTTCTACGGCGGCTACTCCGTGGACGTGGACGGGCCGGACTTCGGCGCCGGGCGGACGCTCACGGGCGCGAGGACGGAGCTGCCCGACAGCGGCACGGCGATCTTCGTCGAGGAGGTGGGCCTGCATGACGCCAACTCCGTGCGCCTGTCGCGGGCCGTGGGATTCCAGAAGACGGTGCCGGGGGGCTTCACCGTGGGGGCTCGTTACGAGCGCGGTGTGCGCAGCCTCCTGGATGTGAATCCTCCGCTGCGGCGGGACACGGGGGGCGTCTTCGGCCAGTGGCTCTCCGAGCGGTTGCGCGTGGAAGGGCGGGTGGAGCTGCGCAAGGAGAAGGGCACGCCGGAGCGTGGCTCCGCCGTGGAGGTGGATCGCCTCCAGACCGTGGTGGCCCTGGCCGCCGAGGCGCGGTTGATGCGAGATGTGACGGCCTCGGGCCGCGTGGACTTCGCCCGCACCGTCAATGAAGGACTGTTGGAAGCGCGGATGCTGGAAGGTTACGCGGCGGTGGCGTGGAGGCCCGGGCCGTGGCTGGTGATGGCGCGTTATGCCGTCACGCGCGAGCTGCTGCCGGGAACACGCGCCGCGTTTGGTGACCGGGCGTTGCAGATTCTGTCGCTGATGCCGGCGGTGCGGCTGGGCGACAGGTTCGCCGTGAGTGGGGGACTGCACGCGGGGCGCAGCAGCTTGAAGGACTCGGCGCGTTGGGTGTGGACCGGCACGGTGCGCCCGTCCGTCCGACTGGTGGGCGGGCTGGAGGTCGCGGCGGAGCTGGCTCGCCGGACGTCGTCTCCCGAGGGGGAGCGGCTGACAGCGGTCCGGGCGGAAGTGGCATATCGGATGAATGAGACACTCCGAATGGCCGTGGGGTACACACTGCTGGGCTTCAGCGGTTTGGGTCTGGCTCCCGAGTCGTCCGACAATGAGGACCGGCTCTATCTGAGGGCGGAGCTCGCCTACTAG
- a CDS encoding MYXO-CTERM sorting domain-containing protein — MRAGIVICLCVGLSTVASAEWKVGLTVTGEPYDVRAWSPNTVTIAHSTGAELHVNEQLQAQVPFSPGVGSLLLSSACFAGVGPEGDVYGQDACLPVGPLFVDAPSGARIRRLMQTASGTSYAVIGTDPIGLRVVSATPSGTPMFPWSRLVLDSPGFLRATSVMGVTETAGNVPHALIAVIGPPNMYWFRDDKIEAEVNISAALTTRVAQTVDLIPTSGPHPIVLMGNADGLFRGQLQPAPIGSPIMPFTKVPLDNMGVVNIRSVDVNTELGSSRGTGFGLAVGSRNGGEPVVLGAVPAASASEAGTQWRVHPAFENASLPVTDPFDQVSCVDSGFCVITLKNQGQNVLYYYNRAAPQFAAIPEPVTLNEGTLRTLDIAATDADFDAVRVSVETPPSLLSVNATLRVDGVTLSLSAPEVCEPTTAQFFVHASDGLGAHDQRATVSVRIENTEGPRPPVVTPLTATTSAGGALVEFTASPGAGPCAPVDYQWSNAPGQPPLQKGANGRASFEPPAFVCSPTGARYTYEVRALDRGQQPSVPATVSVDVRPWGKPSAPFVPDTVRRLPSGGSLELRPESLHPCDGTQGLPVVETVWQLAQGAAGLPSGITVKNASGGAVDLSSPVSSPSLQVSSAACSGGTVMLSVRNRLAITGGGILEGPESLVRVEVEFAPEDISTARLDMAMHTSNNQDVEANLDTSLRCPGAHALKARMFLESSDGVLISSDVVPVPGAWRFQLPAVCSATPFTVRGELFAEGAPPIEAGRARQTLTSEARAVALGGLDGEALVARCGEGATATLTQLIPAEACADVKVSWAQEAGPALEHSELEGLRVTLETRETGLQELVGESVALRVLADGGRGNHAVRVHTVPIVAEPFVDVAHSTEAVSGQETGLVGVVVELNNTTACPVSGLRFVEQLEGMDLVPGSVKLAGQSVVEHLVEGGFQVEGMVLPAHAGSTLTYVARPRLLSSPRFSGEVFLNGVPVAGPGRREPSSSCGCSQGSSGAALLGLLAVAQLLRRRRGGGARG, encoded by the coding sequence GTGCGCGCCGGCATCGTCATCTGCCTCTGTGTGGGTCTGTCCACGGTGGCGTCCGCGGAATGGAAGGTGGGGCTCACCGTCACCGGAGAGCCCTATGACGTGAGGGCCTGGAGCCCCAACACAGTCACCATCGCGCACTCCACTGGCGCGGAGCTCCACGTCAACGAGCAGTTGCAGGCCCAGGTGCCGTTCTCTCCAGGGGTCGGCTCGTTGCTGTTGTCGTCGGCTTGCTTCGCGGGGGTGGGGCCGGAAGGTGACGTCTACGGCCAGGATGCGTGCCTTCCCGTCGGTCCGCTCTTCGTGGATGCGCCCAGTGGCGCCCGGATTCGGCGATTGATGCAGACCGCGTCGGGCACCAGCTACGCGGTGATTGGCACCGACCCCATCGGGCTCCGGGTGGTGAGCGCGACGCCTTCGGGCACGCCGATGTTTCCGTGGAGCCGCCTCGTCCTGGACTCGCCGGGTTTCTTGAGGGCGACGTCCGTGATGGGAGTGACGGAGACCGCGGGGAACGTCCCGCACGCCCTCATCGCGGTCATCGGCCCACCCAACATGTACTGGTTCCGCGACGACAAGATTGAAGCGGAGGTCAACATCTCCGCGGCGCTGACCACTCGCGTCGCGCAGACGGTGGACCTCATCCCCACGAGTGGCCCCCATCCCATCGTGCTCATGGGCAACGCGGACGGACTGTTTCGGGGACAGCTCCAACCGGCGCCTATCGGCTCACCCATCATGCCCTTCACGAAGGTGCCGTTGGACAACATGGGGGTGGTGAACATCCGGTCGGTGGACGTGAACACGGAGCTGGGCAGCAGCCGAGGCACGGGCTTTGGCCTCGCCGTCGGCTCACGCAACGGGGGAGAGCCCGTGGTGCTGGGCGCGGTGCCCGCGGCGAGCGCGTCGGAGGCGGGGACGCAGTGGCGGGTGCATCCGGCGTTCGAGAACGCATCGCTGCCGGTGACGGACCCGTTCGACCAGGTGTCCTGCGTGGACTCGGGCTTCTGCGTCATCACCCTGAAGAACCAGGGGCAGAACGTCCTCTATTACTACAACCGGGCGGCGCCCCAGTTCGCGGCCATTCCCGAGCCGGTCACCCTCAACGAAGGGACGCTGCGCACCCTGGACATCGCCGCGACCGACGCGGACTTCGACGCGGTGCGAGTCTCGGTGGAGACACCCCCGTCGTTGTTGAGCGTCAACGCCACGCTGCGAGTGGATGGCGTGACACTCTCGCTCTCGGCGCCCGAGGTCTGCGAGCCGACGACCGCGCAGTTCTTCGTGCACGCGTCGGATGGACTGGGCGCGCATGACCAGCGGGCCACGGTGTCCGTGCGCATCGAGAACACAGAGGGGCCGCGGCCTCCCGTCGTGACACCGCTCACCGCCACCACGTCCGCTGGTGGCGCGCTGGTCGAGTTCACCGCGTCACCGGGGGCCGGCCCCTGCGCGCCGGTGGACTACCAGTGGAGCAACGCACCCGGGCAGCCTCCGTTGCAGAAGGGGGCCAACGGGCGCGCATCGTTCGAGCCGCCGGCCTTTGTCTGCTCACCCACGGGCGCGCGCTACACCTACGAGGTCAGGGCGCTCGACCGGGGACAGCAGCCGTCCGTGCCCGCGACGGTGAGCGTGGACGTGCGTCCCTGGGGGAAGCCTTCCGCGCCGTTCGTTCCGGATACCGTGCGGCGCCTGCCTTCGGGGGGCAGCCTGGAGCTTCGTCCCGAGTCGCTTCACCCCTGTGATGGAACCCAGGGGCTGCCCGTGGTGGAGACGGTGTGGCAACTGGCCCAAGGGGCCGCGGGGCTCCCCTCGGGAATCACGGTGAAGAACGCTTCGGGTGGCGCCGTGGACTTGTCGTCCCCGGTGTCCTCTCCCTCGCTCCAGGTGTCCTCGGCGGCTTGTTCCGGAGGCACCGTGATGTTGAGTGTCCGCAACCGGCTCGCCATCACCGGCGGAGGCATCCTGGAGGGGCCGGAGTCGCTGGTGCGCGTGGAGGTGGAGTTCGCGCCGGAGGATATCTCCACCGCGCGGCTCGACATGGCCATGCACACCTCGAACAACCAGGACGTGGAGGCGAACCTGGACACGTCGTTGCGGTGCCCGGGCGCACACGCGCTCAAGGCCCGCATGTTCCTGGAGTCCTCCGACGGCGTGCTCATCTCCTCCGACGTGGTGCCCGTGCCTGGCGCGTGGCGCTTCCAGTTGCCCGCGGTGTGCTCGGCGACGCCGTTCACGGTGCGCGGGGAGTTGTTCGCGGAGGGCGCTCCGCCCATCGAGGCGGGGCGCGCGCGGCAGACGCTCACCTCGGAGGCGCGTGCGGTGGCCCTGGGCGGGCTGGACGGCGAGGCGCTCGTGGCTCGCTGTGGCGAGGGCGCGACGGCCACGCTCACCCAGCTGATTCCCGCCGAGGCCTGCGCCGATGTGAAGGTCTCCTGGGCACAAGAGGCGGGACCGGCGCTCGAGCACTCCGAACTCGAGGGCCTGCGGGTGACGTTGGAGACGCGCGAGACGGGCTTGCAGGAGCTGGTGGGTGAGTCCGTGGCGCTGCGGGTCCTCGCCGACGGAGGCCGTGGCAACCACGCTGTGAGGGTGCACACGGTGCCGATTGTCGCGGAGCCCTTCGTCGACGTGGCGCACTCCACGGAGGCCGTGTCGGGTCAGGAGACGGGCCTGGTCGGAGTGGTGGTCGAGCTGAACAACACCACGGCCTGCCCGGTGTCGGGACTTCGCTTCGTGGAGCAGCTCGAGGGCATGGACCTGGTGCCCGGCAGCGTGAAGCTGGCGGGGCAGTCCGTGGTGGAGCACCTCGTCGAGGGCGGCTTCCAGGTGGAGGGCATGGTGTTGCCCGCCCACGCTGGGAGCACGTTGACGTACGTGGCTCGGCCCCGGCTGTTGTCCTCTCCGCGCTTCAGCGGCGAGGTGTTCCTCAACGGTGTTCCGGTGGCGGGGCCAGGCAGGCGCGAGCCGTCGTCGTCGTGTGGATGCTCACAGGGCAGCTCGGGCGCGGCCCTGTTGGGTCTGCTGGCGGTGGCCCAGCTGCTGCGCCGTCGTCGCGGTGGCGGCGCGCGGGGCTGA
- a CDS encoding DUF4388 domain-containing protein, with product MVRPPMARLLIVEDNHELASLIVSTAQGRGHDARAVHTGEAALEALHPSSKWDAALVDLLLPDIRGSEVLSALRAHGIPAIAVSGVYKGDRFAQEAVQVHGARGFFEKPFELIQVLEALEQAGGVAPAPRAPPPVEEAETPNELLDDEDLIVLEELMPDPEESPDAGAPMQAIPDSAPLPGLENEEAALPLPFAHREKVWSGAAPSATGKGRRALPEWSLAGNLRDTSVARLLNAYYESRHHGELKLQQGSILKVVYFESGHIVYAASNLAHERFGRFCVRRGVLTEERLADVAAFAKREGLRTGEAMIRQGVLDAARRKQLLEDQVREMLWSTFTWMDGAYGFSAMRPRRSDLVKLSVFPGNLILEGVEKTETLMALRQRMGHGRRLFPTADPPYGLHELKLQGPQALLLAYADGSKTVEDLLALTDVSERQALATLRGLELLGVLEERPETPSRRHRISFGL from the coding sequence ATGGTCCGCCCGCCCATGGCGCGACTGCTCATCGTCGAGGACAACCACGAGCTGGCCTCTCTCATCGTCTCCACCGCCCAAGGCCGGGGTCATGACGCACGCGCCGTCCACACGGGCGAGGCCGCGCTGGAGGCCCTGCATCCCAGCTCGAAGTGGGACGCGGCGCTGGTGGACCTGCTGCTGCCAGACATCCGAGGCAGCGAGGTGCTCAGTGCCCTGCGCGCCCACGGCATCCCCGCCATCGCGGTGAGCGGTGTCTACAAGGGCGACCGCTTCGCCCAGGAGGCCGTGCAGGTCCACGGAGCCCGAGGCTTCTTCGAGAAGCCCTTCGAGCTGATTCAGGTGCTGGAGGCCCTCGAGCAGGCGGGGGGCGTGGCGCCCGCGCCTCGAGCGCCCCCACCCGTGGAGGAGGCAGAGACTCCGAACGAGCTGCTCGACGACGAGGACCTCATCGTCCTCGAGGAGCTGATGCCGGACCCCGAGGAGTCCCCGGACGCGGGAGCCCCCATGCAGGCCATCCCCGACTCCGCACCGCTCCCTGGGCTGGAGAACGAGGAGGCCGCGCTTCCCCTCCCCTTCGCCCACCGCGAGAAGGTGTGGTCCGGCGCCGCGCCGTCCGCAACAGGCAAGGGGCGGCGCGCGCTCCCCGAATGGTCCCTGGCGGGCAACCTGAGGGACACCTCCGTCGCGCGGCTCCTCAACGCCTACTACGAGTCGCGTCACCACGGAGAGCTCAAGCTCCAGCAGGGCTCCATCCTCAAGGTCGTCTACTTCGAGTCCGGCCACATCGTGTACGCGGCCTCCAACCTGGCCCATGAGCGCTTCGGACGCTTCTGCGTCCGCCGAGGTGTCCTCACGGAGGAGCGGCTCGCGGACGTGGCGGCGTTCGCCAAGCGAGAGGGGCTGCGCACGGGCGAGGCGATGATTCGGCAGGGTGTGCTGGATGCCGCGCGGCGCAAGCAGCTGCTGGAGGACCAGGTCCGCGAGATGCTCTGGTCCACCTTCACGTGGATGGACGGAGCCTATGGCTTCAGCGCCATGCGGCCCCGGCGCTCGGACCTGGTGAAGCTGTCCGTCTTCCCAGGCAATCTGATTCTCGAGGGCGTGGAGAAGACAGAGACACTCATGGCCCTGCGCCAACGCATGGGCCACGGGCGCCGCTTGTTCCCCACCGCGGACCCGCCCTACGGCCTGCACGAGCTGAAACTGCAAGGCCCCCAGGCCCTGCTCCTGGCCTACGCGGACGGGAGCAAGACGGTGGAGGACCTCCTCGCGCTCACGGATGTGTCGGAGCGGCAGGCCCTGGCCACGCTTCGTGGACTCGAGCTGCTCGGGGTGTTGGAGGAGCGGCCGGAGACGCCCAGCCGCCGCCATCGCATCTCGTTCGGACTCTGA
- a CDS encoding VOC family protein has product MNVQGFHHVAIQARDVERVTAFYRDLLGFPELTRHTRPDGSLRSIWVGVPGGGFLAIEAVGGEPDRGPFKHERPGLLMLAFRIAKSERDTVVSEFARVGVPLEHETRWTVYVRDPEGNRVALSHHPED; this is encoded by the coding sequence ATGAACGTTCAGGGCTTCCACCATGTGGCAATCCAGGCACGCGACGTCGAGAGGGTGACGGCGTTCTACAGGGACTTGCTGGGCTTTCCCGAGCTGACCCGACACACGAGGCCGGATGGCTCCCTGCGGAGCATCTGGGTGGGCGTGCCTGGGGGTGGTTTCCTGGCCATCGAGGCGGTGGGCGGCGAGCCGGACAGGGGGCCCTTCAAGCACGAGCGGCCTGGCTTGTTGATGCTGGCGTTCCGGATTGCGAAATCGGAGCGAGACACCGTGGTGTCCGAATTTGCTCGGGTGGGTGTTCCGCTGGAGCACGAGACACGATGGACGGTGTACGTGAGAGATCCCGAGGGGAATCGGGTGGCGCTCAGCCACCATCCGGAGGACTAG
- a CDS encoding ATP-binding response regulator has protein sequence MRDEVTSWDRVRPIGQMGAGSRERALEDDGNHPWTRAEEARLRDLLSAMEAANRGDFSRRVPVLGNHPLLDQLAETFNAGAVRLTSLTHSVSRVAREVGVEGRLGAQVEVEETSGAWRELADGVNVLANSLTAQIRDLIRVSGAVARGDLSQTLAVEVRGESLELKTIVNTMVERLTAFAREVTRVARQVGVEGSSEDVGAPNGPLGVWKDLNDNVGFTEKLALASRHKSEFLANISHELRTPLNSLLILAKMLSEDSAHRLGPKEAEYARTIHASGVDLLSLINDLLDLSKVEAGQLRIEPAEVALAETKSLLERDFQHVAEQKGLGFSVTLVGALPPMVRTDSLRLRQVLKNLLANAFKFTHLGRVELRISQVNPGLFHFENEVLNRANSVLAFSVVDTGIGIAQDSLQRIFDAFQQAEMSTSRQYGGTGLGLSISRELARLLGGELHVASELGRGSTFTLYLPDVYEESSASGARAAERLGAPVEVDSADIPVFARATPAALESNATDGRVAPPDATQTSSRVKSLEDMPSSERGGKRRVLVVDDNIREAFSLISVLESRGLESRHAEAAGEALRMLWDTPEVDGLLWLTSVGEADYEVLRSIRRDARFGDLPIVVVLAPARDEDRIRCLEAGASDCVSRPVDIDRVIELLGGGGRAGKRSEASR, from the coding sequence ATGCGGGACGAGGTCACGTCGTGGGACCGGGTGCGACCCATCGGCCAGATGGGCGCGGGTTCACGGGAGCGAGCCTTGGAAGACGATGGCAACCATCCATGGACGCGAGCCGAGGAGGCACGGCTTCGAGACCTCCTGTCCGCGATGGAGGCCGCCAACCGGGGCGACTTCTCGCGGCGCGTGCCTGTCCTCGGAAACCATCCGCTGCTGGACCAGCTGGCGGAGACATTCAACGCCGGGGCCGTCCGCCTCACGTCGCTCACGCACTCAGTCTCCCGTGTCGCACGTGAGGTGGGCGTGGAGGGGCGGCTCGGAGCCCAGGTCGAGGTGGAGGAGACCTCGGGGGCGTGGAGGGAGCTGGCGGACGGAGTGAACGTCCTCGCGAACAGCCTCACGGCCCAAATCCGAGACCTCATCCGGGTGAGCGGCGCGGTGGCGCGAGGAGACCTGTCGCAGACGCTCGCCGTGGAGGTTCGCGGCGAATCGCTGGAGCTCAAGACCATCGTCAACACGATGGTGGAGCGGTTGACGGCGTTCGCTCGCGAGGTGACTCGCGTCGCGAGGCAGGTGGGCGTCGAAGGTTCATCCGAGGACGTGGGGGCTCCCAATGGACCCCTGGGCGTGTGGAAGGACCTCAACGACAACGTGGGCTTCACGGAGAAGCTGGCGCTCGCGTCGAGGCACAAGAGCGAATTCCTGGCGAACATCAGCCACGAGCTGCGCACGCCGCTCAACAGCCTGCTCATCCTGGCGAAGATGCTCTCGGAGGACTCGGCGCATCGGTTGGGGCCGAAGGAGGCGGAGTACGCGAGGACGATTCACGCCTCGGGTGTCGACCTGCTCAGCCTCATCAATGATTTGCTCGACCTGTCCAAGGTGGAAGCGGGACAGCTTCGAATCGAACCCGCGGAGGTGGCGCTCGCGGAGACGAAGTCGCTCCTCGAGCGAGACTTCCAACATGTGGCGGAGCAGAAGGGACTGGGGTTCTCCGTCACGCTCGTGGGCGCGTTGCCGCCGATGGTGCGCACAGACTCTCTGCGGCTGCGGCAGGTGCTCAAGAACCTGCTCGCCAACGCGTTCAAGTTCACGCACCTGGGCCGGGTGGAGCTGCGCATCTCCCAGGTGAATCCGGGACTGTTCCACTTCGAGAACGAGGTCCTCAACCGGGCCAACAGCGTGCTGGCGTTCAGCGTGGTGGACACGGGCATCGGCATCGCGCAGGACAGCCTTCAGCGCATCTTCGACGCCTTCCAGCAGGCGGAAATGAGCACGAGCCGGCAGTACGGCGGCACAGGCCTGGGCCTGTCCATCAGCCGCGAGCTGGCGCGCTTGTTGGGAGGAGAGCTTCACGTCGCCAGCGAGCTGGGACGGGGCAGCACCTTCACGCTCTACCTGCCGGACGTCTACGAGGAGTCCTCGGCCTCCGGTGCACGCGCGGCCGAGCGCTTGGGTGCCCCCGTCGAGGTGGATAGCGCGGACATTCCCGTGTTCGCCCGGGCAACTCCCGCGGCGCTCGAGTCGAACGCGACCGACGGGAGGGTGGCTCCGCCCGACGCGACGCAGACCTCGTCACGCGTGAAGTCGCTCGAAGACATGCCCTCGAGCGAGAGGGGTGGGAAGCGGCGCGTGCTCGTCGTGGACGACAACATCCGGGAAGCCTTCTCGCTCATCAGCGTCCTGGAGTCGCGGGGGCTGGAGAGCCGCCACGCGGAGGCGGCGGGCGAGGCCCTGCGGATGCTCTGGGACACTCCCGAGGTCGATGGCCTGCTGTGGCTCACCTCGGTGGGGGAGGCGGACTACGAGGTCCTCCGGTCGATTCGAAGGGATGCGAGGTTCGGCGACCTGCCCATCGTGGTCGTCCTGGCGCCAGCGCGAGACGAGGACCGAATCAGGTGCCTCGAAGCGGGGGCCAGCGATTGTGTGTCGCGGCCCGTGGACATCGACCGCGTCATCGAGCTGCTTGGCGGGGGTGGCCGCGCCGGGAAGCGGAGCGAAGCTTCCCGGTAG